TTCCATGACTAAATATCatagtttaagaaaataatcaatttattatatataatatgtatatttgcATCCATTGATATCTTgcaatataaaattttcaaccttttttttaaatactatttacaTAACTTGAATATGGGccaaaataatcctaaaaatagaaCTTAGGGCTAACTAAATCAAACTAAAATCTTATGATTAAATTGACATTTTGCAAATAGTTAAGGTAGATTTGCAACTTATTCCTTGCATAATTTGTTTCCTGCTGCCATGCATGtcgagttttttttttcttaattcttttttttaataaagatgAACATAGCTTGCATATTATGGttcttattagaaaatatttttatcttgaatttgtatttattaaaaaagtgattttttaataatttttaatttttaatttaatttaatacatatttaaatttattttttaataatatttaagcaCATTCATAGAATATATGAagacatattaaataaaaacacatgtcaaaaaatattaaaatattactaaaaataaatttaaatgtctattaaattatattaaaaattaaaatgttgagccgactaaattattaaaatttaaaatcataaatatatatttagcctTCTTTTACTAATCAACATCTTTTGGAACTGGAATCAAGAATTGCTGTTGTATAATCCATCAATTCCTTCATGTCACTTTACATGAATGATTATGGGAGTTGAGTTTTGTCAATCTGTATTATCTAATTAAGAGTTGAATCGGATAAAggataagtaaaattatttgaacTGAATTAAGACGAGATCGagttatatcttttttaatttttataaaattatatttttattatatttttatcagttgttttaatatattagttagTATTCTAACTATTATGAGGTacaatttaagaaataaaagctGAATGtgaataataattcattatggAGGAACCTTTTCAGAGTGTGATTCTAagcttttctatttttcctttatttatcAAAGCATCAGATTtcagaattataaatatcatatttaagtTTGCAACTTCTTTAGTTTCtgtaaaaatcaaaataaaatagattatcTAAATCTATCCTACACTAAATTTGGTATCAAAGCTTCAAAGACTCTTATAGTTTGATATTCATCAACAATAGAAATATAGgatttatgaattgatcatATAAAatcttgtgattgaattgattCTGTCAAATATTACTTTAATCACCATAATTATGAAGAACTGTATAGGGTAAAATCTACAAAATCATGAAGGTATTATGTTACACAAATATGGATTCAACCATACATTAATATTGCAAGAAATGAAAACAGAGCTTTAAGAAAAACTGTCATCGTATTCTTATCAAAGAATGATGATACGAGTTTAAGGTTTAATCGATTGAAGTTTTCAATGACTAATAGGGATTTGCTCAGAAGGTTCCCTTCAAACCCTAGCGATCAGACTTCCAAAACTACTAACCCTAAATCTACAAATTGCATCCAACATCATTAGAGACAAAAGCATACAAGTTGTGCCAAAGCCAAACCTAAGACCTAATATGCAAACTATGCCTAGTGTTGGTAAATGAGCAAGAAATCTAATACCAAGAAAGCACCAGTAActacaaaatttaaaacttaaaacttCAAAATGTGCAATTAAAAAAGTTCCATATCTAGATTCACATGTAGGGATTTCAAGACAGCAAGTGGTAGAAATTAATGGTAGCAATTACTGTAATAATAGTAGAAATTAATAGTACATTAACAAACAACTAGAGACGTATCTTAAACAAGCAAAAGAGGTGAAACAACAATGGCAGCTAATAGAAGAGCATATGCAATTCCATGAGCAACATGGAAAAGGGATAGAAGATTAAATACTTATGATTACAAAACCTCAAATCTCGCTCCAAAACTTTGCATGTCCAAGAcattgaagatgaagaatcaattcaagtaaaggaagaattagaaaaacaataagaaaagTAGAGCCTTTGCAAGATATTGATCAGCATATAGAAGAGAACAAAAGGTTTGATTTATTGCTCaagtacaaaaaaaaaaaaaaaaaaaaaaaaactcttaaaGTTGTGAATTTGTGTTGCCTATTTATAATGTTCGAAAAGGTGGACTTCATTATTCCCGGTGAGTTCATAGATGAGTCTAAGAGGAGGTTTCAAGTATTTCATTTGctataaatagttaaaaaagcTGAATTcgagtataattttttattgtatttatttttatggattttaaaACTCGAAGTATTTTTAGGtgtaattttagatattttatttttttttctttgctagTTAAAGTATCATATCTCAAATCCTGTCATAAACACCAAATTTCAGCCCGTAACTTGTCCATTTTTTGCAATCTAATGTTATCTTGCATCACTAATGAGACTAGGATTCATACATCATGTAAAAACTTAAGAATAAAGTTCAAATAAGCCTTTAAATTTTGAGGGTACGACCAAAATAGGCCCTTTTAGCCTTTTGGGTCATTTTAATCCAACATTTAGCCTTttgaaacttaaaaataaagttcaaaTAAGCCTCTAAATTTTGAGGGTAGGGCTAAATAAGCCTTTTTAACCTTTTTGGATCATTTTGAGCCAatatttatcctttttattAAGCAAGGGAAtccaataaaaacaataataatttttaaaattaaatttaacaaacaagtaattatctattaataataatatcaaaaaattacaaatcctTAATAAATActacatattattttattttactttaacttttctttttacttttaaaagagAGTACACGTAAACTCTCTCATCTAAAGTTAAATTGagctaaaatattaaaattttatattaaaatagcCTAAAAATGTCAAAAGAGCCTAATTGGCTCTGCCCGCAAAGTTTAGGGGCATATATTAAAACCTCGTTCCTTAAACTTATGGATGGATTGATTTTCAGTACCTAATAAAGAGAAGTAATTCCAAATAAAGTGCTCTTTAAGATTCTATTAAAACATGTTTTCCATCATCTCACCCTTCAACAAATCTAGTCACGATCTGAACTAAAATACAAGAACTATGCTGCTAGTTACGAATGGTGAATTCATTCATCCTACTCACATAAAAACAATGACAATTTGCGAGCATAGGTGAAGACTAACTTCATGAATTTGGGTCATTACTTTGCGGCTTGCGGCTAAAGAAGCATGTTGTCTACAGTTACATAAATGAATCATATAATACACCAAGTTATTATACATCCCTCTGCCATCTCTTTACATCAACTGCAAAGCTGAACACATAACTCCTGCTGAGACTGGGAAAGAGCTCCATCAGCCGACAGTGAAAGGACATGGCTTTTCCCAGTGCTTATGCATGTAATGTTGAGTTCATTTCCAAATTGGCTCAACTGGAAGCACAACAATGGATTCAGGAACCAAAAAGAAATCAGAACAAAAACAATGAAGAAAAAACCATTTAAGAGCAAATAGTATAGGTGCTATATAATTGCATCATTCTGTATTGCTCCCCAAGGCTAGACTTTGATTTATTCTGCAGTATCCTACACATCACTCCTCTGAGATACCCAAGTCAAAAGGTGGGAAAAGCAAGTCGTTTTTTGTTTGAAACAAGGTCGAATAGATATCAAGACAAAATTCAATCCCCAAAGCACCAAGTCAAAAAGAGAATGCAGGTCCGTCGTATGGTTTAGTAAAAACTATGTCGAAAGGGAGCATTTCAAATCCATTCCCTTCATTACTACTGCAGTTTCCTTTCTTATGTCAATGATTTAGATAAACATAATATGAACAGCACATACAAACCAATAAAGAACATGCaaagggaggagagagagagagagagagagagaggtaaAAGCAGTTACATTGCAATCAACTCTTGACGACTTGCAACTCCACAATGAGGTAGGGACGCAGCTCATATAATGACACCAAGAACAATGATCATTTAAATTTGTGCCGCGAAGGAGTGTTACCAACCCAACTGCAAATCTGGAAAAATTACAGAATGTAAAGAAAACTCCTGAACAAGTACCTATAACAGTTCAGATTGTTCAAGTTGTTTGAAATTTAACTCGTcgaaaatagaaaacaaaaattgatAAAGCCTTCCTTCCCTCAATCATTTCATTTTGGAACATAATTGGCCAGTCTTGTACATGAAGTATAGAATATCGATtctagaaaagataaaaatgctttttaatatcatttttttagttttgaaaaTGCCTCGGTAATTGATGTTTTTTTTCCAAAAGCATGCTTGACAAAAgcaatttgtaaaaaaaactaaaattaatctattaattaaaaattttaaatctgtGCTTTTTACACCCAACAACAATTCCAAACAGGCTCTAAAGCAATAACTATAGAAAATCTAGAAGTAAGTTCCTATTATGCTTATCTATGTCACTCAGCTTCTCTCCATATACTAAGGAATTTACTTTAACCATAATGATATATACCcatataaaatatcacataCAGAAAATCAAATATGTAATCAAAATCCCAACTGTAAAGAACAACTTACCCAACAATCAATAGTATGACAGAGACAACCCAAAGTACATACTGATAGGTCTTGTGTTTAGATTTAGCTGGGGGTGCAATGTACCCTGGAGGACAAGCTTTTTGGTTAACCCACCCAAACTGAGGCCGAATCAAGAATAcaaatccaagaagaaatCCAGAAAAAAACCCTCCAATATGGGCAAAGTTGTCCACATGTGGAAGGATTCCAACTgctaaatttattatgatgATCAAAACAAGAGTCAGCAATGCTGCCAACTGCACATAAGAATTGGTAGTGTAAGATAACTGGGACAGACATATCACATTATCTAAAGGTGAAAATGTTCTAGGAAACTATTTATTCAGAGCAATTGAATGTACCTTATTTGCATATATGGTCCAGTTTGTAATCAGCTCCGAAAGCATGCCTCCTAGTAGGCCAAAAAGTGCACCAGAGGCACCAACGGAGATATTTGACTGAATAAAGAGGGCTGACAACAAGCTCCCACCAAAACCAGATATGACATACACCAACCCGATTCGGACTGAAACACGTAAATAAcggaaataaattataacttgcacccaaaaagaaaatgttaacTGATCTTCAACccccaaaaatataatattaataaaaaacaataaatacaagcattaGTACTAAAAACTATTTGTAAAGTCACAAATGGTATCCATCGTTTCAAATCACCATCATCGATGTACACCAGACAGACATGTCTATTTAAGTTGTACTTAGTAGATAGGTGATTGCAGTTCCTAGAAACTCTTTCACATGAACAGGTTTATGACATTAAAAAGTAACAAAAAGACATTAATAACAAAGGTGATTTTGAGAAACTAGATACATACTAAATCCAAATTCTTGCTCAAGTCGAATTCCAATAAATACAAGACTCAACATGTTGGCGAGTATATGGAACACTCCGGCATGCAACCACATGCAAGAAAGTAGGCGCCAAGCCTGGTGCCCATCCACCACTTTGTCCACATCTAAAGCTCCCATCTTCTCTAATCTGAAAACATATACTACAGCATATTAGACAAAGAAACTCGGGTTCCCATTCCAtaaatgtaatatatatatgaaatgcagCTCCATCTAGAAAGACTATAGTCGGCAAAGGAAAACTTTAAAAAACACAACTTCTAAATTCTACAACTATGCAAATCTTTTGTGTGTTAATTAACACATGTTAACTAAATTTGAACTTGcccaaaataattaaagaaatgaCTGAAATGAAGTTGTCTAGTGCCAACCCAACaaggaaaaaattgaaaatctcAAATATCCATTATCGTGCCAAGAACAagcaattaaatataaagaattcatCAATCGTTTTAATCGAGACCCAGAACCCAAATTTTCCAAGGTTCATCCACAATCACAAATGCAAAGTAGAATCACATATAAAGAATCATCAATCATTTTAATCAAAACCACAACCCAAAATCTCAACTATTAATCCACTATCATATGCAAAGAACAAGAAATGTAGaatcaaatataaagaattatCAATGATTTTAAACATAATCCAGAACCCAGAATGTAGAATCACATATAAAGAATCATCAATCATTCAAATCAAAACCCTGAACCCAAAGTCTCAAATGTCCCTCGACTATAACATGCAAAGAAGAAGCCATGTAGAATCACAGACAAATAATCATTTATCATATAAATCCGGACCCATACCCTGAAAACTTCAAACCTAAAATTCCATCATCACAAATCCAAAGAACAAGCAACGTAGTATGacaaataaagtaaa
The Ricinus communis isolate WT05 ecotype wild-type chromosome 1, ASM1957865v1, whole genome shotgun sequence DNA segment above includes these coding regions:
- the LOC8282205 gene encoding RHOMBOID-like protein 1; the encoded protein is MVGGEPANSTVGIKVHHHPRRGGDNVVHPVGQSPPPLSKGSTPLPVVASHNQQQNVSSAGEFRPFRRWLPWLVPLFVGANVVLFVTTMYVNNCPSNSLKPESCIAKFLGRFSFQPMKENPLLGPSSSTLEKMGALDVDKVVDGHQAWRLLSCMWLHAGVFHILANMLSLVFIGIRLEQEFGFIRIGLVYVISGFGGSLLSALFIQSNISVGASGALFGLLGGMLSELITNWTIYANKLAALLTLVLIIIINLAVGILPHVDNFAHIGGFFSGFLLGFVFLIRPQFGWVNQKACPPGYIAPPAKSKHKTYQYVLWVVSVILLIVGFAVGLVTLLRGTNLNDHCSWCHYMSCVPTSLWSCKSSRVDCNLSQFGNELNITCISTGKSHVLSLSADGALSQSQQELCVQLCS